From Streptomyces sp. HUAS MG91, the proteins below share one genomic window:
- a CDS encoding oxidoreductase, with the protein MTGWNARAIPDQSGRTAVVTGANSGIGHVTARELARAGARVVLACRSAARGSAAVDRIRDEVPGAVVEFRALDLADLASVRGFAEGWAGRPLDLLVNNAGVMALPHGRTADGFETQFGVNHLGHFALTGLLLPSLLEAPDPRVVSVSSVLHALANIDIGDLNSERRYRRWAAYGRSKTANLLFVHELARRAAASGPLAVAAHPGYAATDLHARGAKMEGRRGMERFYAAGNRVVAQSAEAGALPTLYAATARGVRPDDFYGPRLLMWRGAPTRTWRAPWTVHDAAGERLWAASEQLTGVVYEGLKA; encoded by the coding sequence ATGACCGGCTGGAACGCGCGCGCCATCCCCGACCAGAGCGGCCGCACCGCCGTCGTCACCGGGGCCAACAGCGGCATCGGCCACGTCACCGCGCGGGAGCTGGCCCGCGCGGGCGCCAGGGTCGTGCTCGCCTGCCGGAGCGCGGCGCGGGGCAGCGCGGCCGTGGACCGGATCCGCGACGAGGTACCGGGCGCCGTCGTCGAGTTCAGGGCGCTCGACCTCGCCGACCTGGCCTCCGTGCGCGGCTTCGCCGAGGGCTGGGCGGGCCGCCCGCTCGATCTCCTGGTCAACAACGCCGGGGTCATGGCCCTGCCGCACGGCCGCACCGCCGACGGGTTCGAGACCCAGTTCGGCGTCAACCACCTGGGTCACTTCGCGCTGACCGGCCTCCTCCTTCCGAGCCTCCTCGAGGCGCCCGATCCTCGCGTCGTCTCGGTCTCCAGCGTCCTGCACGCGCTGGCCAACATCGACATCGGCGACCTCAACAGCGAGAGACGGTACCGGCGTTGGGCCGCGTACGGCCGCTCCAAGACCGCCAACCTGCTGTTCGTGCACGAACTGGCCCGCCGCGCCGCCGCCAGCGGCCCCCTGGCCGTCGCCGCGCATCCCGGGTACGCCGCCACGGACCTCCACGCGCGCGGCGCGAAGATGGAGGGCCGCAGGGGCATGGAGCGGTTCTACGCGGCGGGCAACCGGGTGGTCGCCCAGTCCGCCGAGGCCGGAGCGCTGCCCACGCTGTACGCGGCGACCGCGCGCGGCGTGCGCCCCGACGACTTCTACGGCCCGCGCCTGCTGATGTGGCGCGGCGCGCCGACCAGGACGTGGCGGGCACCGTGGACCGTCCACGACGCGGCGGGGGAGCGACTGTGGGCGGCGTCGGAGCAGTTGACCGGGGTCGTCTACGAGGGATTGAAGGCCTGA
- a CDS encoding sugar ABC transporter substrate-binding protein, giving the protein MTISRRGLLATGAASSALGLLSACGSNTGRDGGGSKGGPKLSQWYHQYGEQGTEQAVKKYAAAYGKASVSVQWRPGNYDQQTAAALLTDSGPDVFEVNGPSLDMIQGKQVADVTDLLKGVEDDFNQAVLAPKRYDGKIWGIPQVIDMQMLFYRKSLLDDAGVKPPATLDELVDAAGKLTNSKVKGLFLGNDAGAGVLGGTPLYAAGLELVTEDGAVGFDDPAAARALGKIRRLYTDKSLLLGAPADWSDPSAFTQGLTAMQWSGLWALPAVQKALGDDFGVLPFPKDGARGKPSVPVGAYAAAVSTRSKHQQAGKDYLKWLWVDRTDYQEDFALKYGFHIPARISLAKKAAALREGAAADAVRYTTDHGFAQPLLWTPAAQTAYQDALNRIIKSGANPDTELRKVVRKVSAELDRVKKK; this is encoded by the coding sequence ATGACCATCAGCCGCAGGGGACTGCTCGCCACCGGAGCCGCGAGCTCCGCGCTGGGTCTGCTCAGTGCGTGCGGATCCAACACCGGGCGCGACGGCGGCGGTTCGAAGGGCGGGCCGAAGCTGTCGCAGTGGTACCACCAGTACGGCGAGCAGGGCACCGAGCAGGCGGTGAAGAAGTACGCGGCGGCGTACGGGAAGGCGAGCGTCAGCGTCCAGTGGCGCCCCGGCAACTACGACCAGCAGACCGCCGCCGCCCTGCTCACCGACTCGGGGCCCGACGTCTTCGAGGTCAACGGACCGAGCCTGGACATGATCCAGGGCAAGCAGGTCGCCGACGTCACCGACCTGCTCAAGGGTGTCGAGGACGACTTCAACCAGGCCGTCCTCGCCCCGAAGCGGTACGACGGCAAGATCTGGGGCATCCCGCAGGTCATCGACATGCAGATGCTCTTCTACCGCAAGAGCCTGCTCGACGACGCGGGCGTGAAGCCGCCCGCCACCCTCGATGAACTCGTCGATGCGGCAGGGAAGTTGACGAACAGCAAGGTCAAGGGGCTCTTCCTCGGCAACGACGCGGGCGCCGGCGTCCTCGGCGGCACCCCGCTCTACGCCGCCGGGCTCGAACTCGTCACCGAGGACGGCGCGGTCGGCTTCGACGACCCGGCCGCCGCCCGCGCCCTCGGCAAGATCCGCCGCCTCTACACCGACAAGTCCCTGCTGCTCGGCGCGCCCGCGGACTGGTCCGACCCGTCGGCGTTCACCCAGGGGCTCACCGCCATGCAGTGGTCGGGCCTGTGGGCGCTGCCCGCCGTCCAGAAGGCGCTCGGCGACGACTTCGGAGTGCTGCCGTTCCCCAAGGACGGGGCGCGGGGCAAGCCGTCCGTGCCGGTCGGCGCGTACGCCGCCGCCGTCTCCACCCGCAGCAAGCACCAGCAGGCGGGCAAGGACTATCTGAAGTGGCTGTGGGTCGACCGCACCGACTACCAGGAGGACTTCGCGCTGAAGTACGGCTTCCACATCCCGGCGCGGATCTCGCTCGCCAAGAAGGCGGCGGCGCTGCGCGAGGGCGCGGCGGCCGACGCGGTCCGCTACACCACCGACCACGGCTTCGCCCAGCCGCTGCTGTGGACACCGGCCGCGCAGACCGCCTACCAGGACGCCCTCAAC